In one Thermosipho ferrireducens genomic region, the following are encoded:
- a CDS encoding exopolysaccharide biosynthesis polyprenyl glycosylphosphotransferase, which yields MKIIKIISFIDIFLIFLLNHFITSTIFTGAFLSFIIWLGIYAFRVYDPDYLKEYNEQLIRTFAGIIIGFIGILVFYPIFESVLNRWFFIYNAFILIIVIPVLHKIEFSILMKNIPQKKYLVIGKKEELKDILKEIEEKSQGKLKFAEFLNPTPALLTQKINQYDALLVADQELEKHVEAEINELKEKFEIEYLPNLVEHTLKRIPIKVALKFKEYYEIAFQNTKESPAKRILDFFVSIIGLIIFSPFMLITAIAILIEDGRPVVFKQLRVGKNNKHFTLIKFRSMKKQKKDKAKFADQEQDRILKIGRIIRPLRIDESLQFINILKGDMSIVGPRPEQIPFARQFEKEIAFYSQRHHVKPGLTGWAQIMYKYASNTEEIKKKLSYDLWYVKNRNILLDLKIILQTIEAVFWKRGAK from the coding sequence ATGAAAATCATAAAAATAATCTCCTTCATTGATATTTTCTTGATATTCCTTTTAAATCATTTCATAACCTCTACCATATTTACAGGAGCCTTTCTTTCGTTTATAATATGGTTGGGAATATACGCTTTCAGAGTATACGATCCAGATTATCTAAAAGAATACAACGAACAACTAATAAGAACCTTTGCAGGAATCATAATAGGCTTCATTGGAATCTTGGTTTTCTATCCAATATTTGAAAGCGTATTAAACCGCTGGTTTTTCATATACAACGCTTTTATCCTGATTATAGTAATCCCTGTATTACATAAAATAGAGTTTTCTATTTTAATGAAAAACATACCCCAGAAGAAATACCTTGTAATAGGAAAAAAAGAAGAACTAAAAGACATACTAAAAGAAATCGAAGAAAAATCACAGGGAAAACTTAAATTTGCAGAATTTCTAAACCCAACGCCAGCATTATTAACACAAAAAATTAACCAATACGACGCGCTCCTTGTTGCTGACCAGGAACTTGAAAAACATGTGGAAGCAGAAATAAACGAACTAAAAGAAAAATTTGAAATAGAATATCTCCCAAACCTTGTTGAACACACGTTAAAAAGAATACCAATAAAAGTTGCATTAAAATTCAAAGAATACTATGAAATAGCATTTCAAAATACAAAAGAATCACCAGCAAAAAGAATACTTGACTTCTTTGTATCAATAATAGGCTTAATAATATTTTCTCCTTTCATGCTAATAACAGCAATTGCAATATTAATAGAAGATGGAAGACCAGTTGTTTTTAAGCAGTTGAGGGTTGGGAAAAACAATAAACACTTTACACTTATAAAATTTCGAAGCATGAAAAAACAAAAAAAAGATAAAGCAAAATTTGCAGATCAAGAACAGGATAGAATATTAAAAATTGGCAGGATAATCAGACCGCTTAGAATAGACGAATCATTACAATTTATAAACATCTTAAAAGGTGATATGAGCATCGTTGGACCAAGACCAGAGCAAATACCCTTTGCCAGACAATTTGAAAAAGAAATAGCATTTTATTCACAAAGGCACCATGTAAAACCAGGCCTTACCGGCTGGGCACAAATAATGTATAAATACGCATCCAATACAGAAGAGATAAAAAAGAAATTAAGCTATGACCTATGGTATGTAAAAAACAGAAACATCCTCCTGGATTTAAAAATAATACTTCAAACAATAGAAGCTGTGTTCTGGAAGAGGGGAGCGAAGTGA
- a CDS encoding glycosyltransferase family 2 protein, with amino-acid sequence MNKTLKVSIITVTYNAAEFLVDAIESVRAQTYENIEYIIVDGDSKDGTQDIIQQYYRRGVITKYISEKDDGIYDAMNKGIDLATGDIIAFLNSDDFYVDKYVISDVVSTFINSKLDVAYGNVIYVSRKNIKKIIRYWKSGEFRKNKIATGWQIPHPALFVRKTVLNKVGKFDTKYKIASDYDFMLRIVMRSDVNIQHINRVIVAMRWGGTSTKSFKNMLKGNKEIFDTLKRNNFVKIPFSFFLVMRLFKRVAQMIGGLKS; translated from the coding sequence GTGAATAAAACTTTAAAAGTAAGTATAATAACAGTCACCTATAATGCTGCAGAGTTTTTAGTTGATGCTATTGAAAGTGTAAGAGCTCAAACTTATGAAAATATAGAGTATATAATTGTAGATGGTGATTCGAAAGACGGCACTCAGGACATTATACAACAGTATTATAGACGAGGAGTTATAACAAAATACATAAGTGAGAAGGACGACGGTATATATGATGCAATGAACAAAGGCATAGATTTAGCAACAGGTGATATAATTGCTTTTTTGAATTCTGACGATTTTTACGTAGATAAATACGTAATTTCTGATGTTGTTTCAACTTTCATTAACAGCAAGTTAGATGTAGCTTATGGAAATGTGATCTACGTTTCAAGAAAAAATATTAAAAAGATTATTAGATACTGGAAAAGTGGCGAATTTAGGAAAAATAAAATAGCAACGGGATGGCAAATACCACACCCTGCTTTGTTCGTAAGAAAAACCGTACTAAATAAAGTTGGCAAGTTTGATACGAAATATAAAATAGCGTCTGATTACGATTTTATGCTTAGAATTGTTATGAGAAGTGATGTTAACATTCAACATATAAATAGAGTAATTGTTGCCATGAGATGGGGTGGAACAAGCACTAAAAGCTTCAAGAATATGCTAAAAGGTAATAAAGAAATTTTTGATACCTTGAAGAGAAATAATTTTGTGAAAATTCCTTTTAGTTTTTTTTTAGTAATGAGACTTTTTAAACGAGTTGCACAAATGATAGGAGGTTTAAAGAGTTGA
- a CDS encoding ATP-binding protein — translation MDFSFIQRQNPWWKDKNSIHFDMHIKSFVKSSFKHVPAFMEKLEKFKEGIYVLRGPRQIGKTTILKLLIKKLIDSGKNPINIFYASLDMVKDAEGLLRLALDYFDFAESFGKTADNKTYIFFDEISSVKSWQFAIKHLYDTGLLKNAFVVLTGSSSYDLKNSIERLPGRRQAGFDIIYLPVTFREFVEQRHKVNIQYQFKDLFSASEKDLRKIVLQLSMYKNEFTAYLNSGGFPKVINDYLENGLITIETLKTYSDYLYGDIERFKRSRFIMNQLLFEIPKLIGQRFSWNSLANSIEGINSKNTIEDYIQLLGMNFLIGTLFFYDFSKNSIKPKKQKKIYPVDAIITRVIEHITGHQIQVPTQIEQIVFTHLLKFSKDFSSGLVLYSGPYFWYSQKGKEIDFLIKQNGKVIPIEIKYQTKISPSDFFTMKKVFGKGILVTKNTTFRAENIIAIPIETFLLLI, via the coding sequence GTGGATTTTTCATTTATTCAACGGCAAAATCCATGGTGGAAAGATAAAAATTCAATACACTTTGATATGCATATAAAAAGTTTTGTAAAAAGCAGTTTTAAACACGTCCCCGCATTCATGGAAAAACTTGAAAAATTCAAAGAAGGAATTTACGTGCTTAGAGGCCCCAGGCAAATAGGCAAAACAACTATTTTAAAATTGTTAATAAAGAAGCTTATAGACTCCGGGAAAAATCCCATAAACATTTTTTATGCCTCACTTGATATGGTAAAAGATGCCGAAGGACTATTAAGATTAGCACTTGATTATTTTGATTTTGCTGAAAGCTTTGGTAAAACAGCAGATAATAAAACTTACATTTTTTTTGACGAAATTTCAAGTGTTAAAAGCTGGCAATTTGCTATAAAACATCTTTATGACACGGGGCTTCTAAAAAACGCTTTCGTTGTTTTAACAGGTTCCTCCTCTTATGATTTAAAAAATTCAATAGAAAGACTTCCCGGAAGAAGACAGGCGGGCTTTGACATTATCTATCTTCCTGTAACATTCAGAGAATTTGTAGAGCAAAGACACAAAGTAAATATACAATACCAATTTAAAGATTTATTTTCTGCCAGTGAAAAAGACCTAAGAAAAATAGTACTTCAACTTTCAATGTATAAAAATGAATTTACCGCATATCTAAATTCAGGAGGCTTCCCCAAAGTTATTAACGATTACCTTGAGAACGGATTAATAACAATAGAAACATTAAAAACATACAGCGACTATTTATACGGAGATATAGAAAGATTTAAAAGATCAAGATTTATAATGAACCAATTACTATTTGAAATCCCAAAATTAATAGGTCAGAGATTCTCGTGGAATTCACTTGCAAATAGTATCGAAGGAATCAACTCCAAAAATACTATAGAAGATTATATACAATTACTCGGCATGAACTTCCTCATTGGCACACTATTCTTCTATGACTTTTCAAAAAATTCAATAAAACCAAAAAAGCAAAAGAAAATATACCCGGTTGACGCAATAATCACCAGAGTCATTGAACATATAACAGGTCATCAAATACAAGTTCCAACACAAATTGAACAAATTGTTTTTACCCATTTATTGAAATTCTCAAAAGACTTTTCCAGCGGCCTGGTTCTCTATTCAGGACCATATTTCTGGTATTCTCAAAAAGGCAAAGAAATAGATTTTCTTATAAAACAAAATGGAAAAGTTATACCAATAGAAATTAAATATCAAACCAAAATCTCTCCCTCAGACTTTTTTACAATGAAAAAAGTATTTGGAAAAGGCATTTTAGTAACTAAAAACACAACATTCAGAGCAGAAAACATCATAGCCATCCCTATTGAAACATTTCTATTACTTATCTAA
- a CDS encoding DUF4258 domain-containing protein, producing MLKWTEHALENLKSRGISKKLVEEILKNPDEIVTGKYGRTIYHKLIGNKLMRVITENNLIITVYYTSRVTKYWKGGKKE from the coding sequence GTGTTAAAGTGGACCGAGCATGCTCTTGAAAATCTCAAAAGCAGAGGAATATCCAAAAAATTAGTTGAAGAGATATTAAAGAATCCCGATGAAATAGTGACGGGAAAGTATGGAAGGACCATTTACCATAAACTTATAGGAAACAAACTTATGAGAGTTATCACCGAAAATAACTTAATAATTACGGTGTATTATACTTCCAGGGTAACAAAATACTGGAAAGGAGGTAAAAAAGAATGA
- a CDS encoding putative toxin-antitoxin system toxin component, PIN family has protein sequence MKTKVVVDTNVIVSGLIKPNSTPAKILNLILSGEFTICADSRIISEYNEVLLRDKFSFPKDLINDFISYLKSVSILVSPPSLPIKLTDSGDLPFIEVAYYLNIPIITGNTKHFKSLKNIKIFTPDEFIKIYKKI, from the coding sequence ATGAAAACAAAAGTAGTCGTTGATACTAACGTAATTGTTTCAGGTTTAATAAAACCCAATAGTACTCCCGCGAAAATTTTAAATTTAATTCTCTCGGGGGAATTTACAATTTGTGCCGATAGTAGAATAATTAGCGAATACAACGAAGTTCTTCTAAGGGACAAATTTTCTTTTCCAAAAGATCTCATTAATGACTTTATTTCTTACCTAAAGTCTGTATCTATACTTGTATCACCACCTTCACTCCCAATTAAATTAACAGACTCCGGGGATCTTCCTTTTATTGAAGTGGCATATTATCTGAATATCCCAATAATAACCGGAAACACAAAACACTTCAAGAGCCTCAAAAATATTAAAATATTCACACCTGATGAATTTATCAAAATTTATAAGAAAATTTGA
- a CDS encoding DUF5615 family PIN-like protein, with protein MKFITDENIPKSIETFLKNLGYNVESIRNICKGATDDEVMKLTAEHLAILVTSDKDFGELVFRFGEKIPGIILLRVNDILKSQELLKKVLKEQKELTNKFIVITEKGYKIRKMY; from the coding sequence TTGAAATTCATAACAGATGAAAACATTCCAAAAAGCATAGAAACCTTCCTTAAAAACCTTGGATATAACGTTGAAAGTATCAGAAACATTTGCAAAGGCGCAACAGACGATGAGGTCATGAAACTAACAGCAGAACATCTGGCAATACTTGTAACTTCAGACAAAGACTTTGGAGAATTAGTATTTCGATTTGGAGAAAAAATACCAGGTATTATTCTTTTAAGGGTAAATGATATACTAAAGTCTCAAGAACTTCTAAAAAAAGTACTTAAAGAACAAAAAGAATTGACAAATAAATTCATAGTTATTACTGAAAAAGGATATAAGATCAGAAAAATGTATTAA
- a CDS encoding DUF433 domain-containing protein yields the protein MSKEKLLERIETRRDVLGGKPIIKGTRIPVELILKHIANGWEFEKICNEYGLEKADIRAAVLYAEKVLEGEEVFI from the coding sequence ATGTCGAAAGAAAAACTACTTGAAAGAATAGAAACAAGGAGAGACGTACTTGGAGGAAAACCGATTATAAAAGGAACAAGAATACCAGTTGAATTAATATTAAAACATATAGCAAATGGCTGGGAATTCGAAAAAATCTGCAACGAATACGGTCTGGAAAAAGCTGATATAAGAGCAGCAGTACTATACGCTGAAAAAGTCCTCGAAGGCGAGGAGGTTTTTATTTGA
- a CDS encoding DUF2283 domain-containing protein → MKIRYSKEVDALYIRLNENKIVDSDEINENIIVDYDAQGNIVAIEILHASDKVDIDEIFIRALPKVLVET, encoded by the coding sequence ATGAAAATCAGGTATTCAAAAGAAGTTGATGCTCTTTATATAAGACTTAACGAAAATAAAATAGTAGATTCGGATGAAATAAATGAAAACATAATAGTAGATTATGACGCTCAGGGAAATATAGTAGCAATAGAAATACTTCACGCTTCTGACAAAGTAGACATAGATGAAATATTTATTAGAGCACTTCCAAAAGTATTGGTAGAAACATAA